The following are encoded in a window of Spodoptera frugiperda isolate SF20-4 chromosome 3, AGI-APGP_CSIRO_Sfru_2.0, whole genome shotgun sequence genomic DNA:
- the LOC118273349 gene encoding uncharacterized protein LOC118273349, whose product MGSPVAPVVANIWMEHFEQLAISTATTSIKLWKRYVDDVFCVIEGGEQEVKVCLAHLNNIHAKINFTYELENERTLPFLDVKILVRADGSLGHSVYRKSTHTDRYLQADSHHHPRQLNSVVTSLTNRAYDLCDEEHLQEELTHVMKVLRSNGYRIAKHKKKPTNRHRRCEVERQPAFMPYVRGVTDKVANILHKYAIKTVFTPFRKVSQVLRSPKDSFPLEKPGVYKVDFYTRALHLSGNNSTPSTIISAI is encoded by the exons ATGGGCAGCCCAGTGGCTCCGGTGGTGGCCAACATTTGGATGGAACATTTCGAACAGTTGGCTATCTCCACTGCCACTACATCTATAAAGCTGTGGAAGAGGTATGTCGATGACGTTTTCTGTGTCATAGAGGGGGGCGAACAAGAGGTGAAAGTATGCTTGGCACATCTAAACAACATACACGCGAAGATTAACTTCACCTACGAGTTGGAAAATGAGAGGACATTGCCATTTCTGGACGTGAAGATTTTAGTTCGTGCTGACGGCTCTCTGGGACACTCGGTTTACAGGAAATCGACTCACACTGACCGATATTTACAAGCTGATTCTCACCACCATCCCAGACAACTAAACTCTGTAGTCACCTCACTCACCAACCGCGCATATGATTTATGCGACGAGGAACATTTACAGGAGGAGCTGACACATGTGATGAAGGTGCTGCGGAGTAACGGATATAGGATTGCAAAGCACAAGAAGAAACCCACTAATAGACATCGGAGGTGCGAGGTTGAGAGGCAACCAGCATTTATGCCATATGTGAGGGGAGTGACAGATAAGGTTGCCAACATTCTCCACAAATATGCCATAAAGACTGTCTTCACTCCTTTCCGGAAAGTTTCCCAGGTGCTGCGTTCGCCGAAGGATAGCTTCCCTCTAGAAAAACCTGGGGTCTATAAAGTGGACT TTTACACTCGCGCCCTGCACCTGTCCGGCAATAACTCCACACCAAGTACTATCATTTCCGCTATTTAG